Proteins found in one Bremerella volcania genomic segment:
- a CDS encoding type IV pilus twitching motility protein PilT — translation MAEIDAAIAEKFLSQDKEYEVDKIFRALVKLEGSDLHMKVGRPPIVRVNGTLKNLNRGPIDAEEMLRLLWPLMDARNERIFKENGGADFAHVVDVDGEKWRFRVNMFTQLGNVGLVARRINNWIPNFEGLNIPPVMEELCKFDQGMVLLAGVTGSGKSTTIASMLNWINRHYSKHILTLEDPIEFVYTEDKCLINQREIGQDVKNFEIAMGHAVREDPDIILIGEMRDQETFLTAIHAAETGHLVFGTIHASSASSTIGRILDLFPEEMHGSIRSAIAFNMKGIVAQKLLKSIKPGVGRVPTVEIMTMNPTVQKLILEGKDSKLPDAIRIGKDDGMQDFTMSLKSLIDKELIDRETAFAVAPNVEALKMALKGINVAQPGMV, via the coding sequence ATGGCAGAAATCGACGCAGCGATAGCCGAGAAGTTTCTCTCGCAGGATAAAGAGTACGAAGTCGACAAAATCTTCCGCGCGCTGGTGAAGCTGGAAGGTTCCGACTTGCATATGAAAGTGGGCCGCCCGCCGATTGTGCGAGTGAACGGTACGCTCAAGAACCTTAATCGAGGACCGATCGACGCCGAAGAAATGTTGCGGCTACTCTGGCCGCTCATGGACGCGCGAAACGAGCGTATCTTTAAAGAAAACGGCGGTGCCGACTTTGCCCACGTGGTGGACGTCGATGGCGAGAAGTGGCGTTTCCGTGTGAACATGTTCACCCAATTGGGTAACGTCGGGCTGGTGGCTCGTCGTATTAACAACTGGATTCCGAACTTCGAAGGGTTGAACATTCCTCCGGTGATGGAAGAGCTGTGTAAGTTCGACCAAGGGATGGTGCTGCTGGCCGGGGTGACGGGTTCCGGTAAAAGTACGACGATCGCGTCGATGCTCAACTGGATCAACCGGCACTACTCGAAGCACATTCTGACGCTGGAAGACCCGATCGAATTCGTCTACACCGAAGATAAGTGCCTGATCAATCAGCGCGAGATCGGGCAGGACGTGAAGAACTTCGAGATCGCGATGGGGCACGCCGTGCGTGAAGACCCCGACATCATCCTGATTGGTGAAATGCGTGATCAAGAAACGTTCCTCACGGCCATTCACGCGGCGGAAACGGGGCACTTGGTGTTCGGAACGATCCACGCTTCGAGTGCTTCCAGTACGATTGGCCGTATTCTCGACTTGTTCCCCGAAGAAATGCATGGCTCGATTCGCAGTGCCATCGCGTTCAATATGAAGGGGATCGTCGCCCAGAAACTTCTCAAGTCGATCAAGCCGGGCGTGGGCCGTGTGCCGACGGTCGAGATCATGACGATGAATCCAACCGTCCAGAAACTGATTCTGGAAGGGAAGGACAGCAAGCTGCCCGATGCGATCCGTATCGGTAAAGACGACGGTATGCAAGACTTCACGATGAGCCTCAAGTCGTTGATCGATAAAGAACTGATCGATCGCGAAACCGCTTTCGCCGTGGCACCAAACGTCGAAGCGTTGAAGATGGCACTCAAAGGCATCAATGTGGCACAACCTGGGATGGTTTAA
- a CDS encoding DUF4190 domain-containing protein: MTDTANHASGAGFSAENEDLLEYKELSRLAIGGMVLGVLSVLAIFTSVLWIVPVLAIILSLVAYYKIDRSEVLTGKGMALIGMGLAAIWLGIGVTQGGVRDRVMMTHSRELAKSWLELLLEKKTMEAHQLTLRPNARQSATTSLEGYYEKDDITKEDLLSFETHDAVKVIREWEGGPLEAKFDHDVSSSLYEGVNYGRHAFQIIDKESGKPLWEVEVLMKRERGYGEMQNEFFWIADSISLEKTYPDAR; the protein is encoded by the coding sequence ATGACTGATACTGCTAACCACGCTTCGGGTGCTGGATTTTCCGCCGAAAACGAAGACCTGCTTGAATACAAAGAACTCAGCCGGCTCGCCATTGGGGGGATGGTGCTGGGTGTGCTTTCGGTGCTCGCCATTTTTACCTCGGTTCTGTGGATCGTACCGGTGCTGGCTATCATTCTCTCGCTGGTGGCCTATTACAAAATCGATAGATCGGAAGTGCTGACTGGCAAAGGGATGGCCCTGATCGGTATGGGCCTGGCTGCCATCTGGCTGGGTATCGGCGTTACCCAGGGTGGCGTGCGCGATCGCGTGATGATGACGCACTCGCGCGAGCTGGCCAAGAGCTGGCTCGAATTGCTATTGGAAAAGAAGACGATGGAAGCCCATCAACTGACGCTTCGCCCCAATGCACGCCAGTCGGCAACGACGTCGCTGGAAGGCTATTACGAGAAGGACGACATCACGAAGGAAGATCTCCTGTCCTTCGAAACGCACGACGCCGTGAAGGTGATTCGTGAGTGGGAAGGGGGACCGCTCGAGGCCAAATTCGACCACGACGTGTCGTCCAGTCTGTACGAAGGGGTCAACTACGGACGACACGCGTTTCAAATCATCGACAAAGAATCCGGCAAACCCCTCTGGGAAGTCGAAGTGCTCATGAAACGCGAACGCGGTTACGGCGAAATGCAGAACGAATTCTTCTGGATTGCCGATTCCATCTCGCTGGAAAAGACCTACCCGGACGCTCGGTAG
- a CDS encoding GspE/PulE family protein, producing MRRIALLILVLLSVGLVTASSGFESTLLAQDGGAAQSAPAAAPANTPAASDDSEGKGFFVNPFLLLLVIFLFCAWVYTTDWIGQDCPERKLSPATWVVPNVFVFGLTFWLLCAAIPFFLGYLLAILAWAVPLGMYIKTRNALLDPHERVMTKDHIRYVIGSWSGGKVKRELKEAWDRGPEIQITAMGADASKNTENLYTARKMPDAYVWVKELIYEMIARRASKVMMDYTKETVAMRYLIDGVWLAGENRDRESSDQMLAVLKLVCNLNPNERRARQSGEFEIKYDVKKKVICSMNSQGTQTGERVLLAVPAPTAKLETFEDLGMREGMIQEVKGLMGAPNGLFVFTARPEGGFTTLWHTGLSSTDRLMRDFAGIELKDSREPEVMNIALKYYDPAAGQKPEEVLTSVIRNQPDALFVRRIDTPEVFNVLLDQANGTRMCFTTVNAKEDCAEAVLRLLSLKVPADEYASALNGVLYTRLCRRLCKGCREEFQPSAALLKRLGIPPDKVDKLYKTPTPPGPDDPKKPPCEHCGGIGYYGRVGIFELMKVDDGIRRAIVKTPKLEAIRAASKQAGNKTLQEEAIRLVATGVTSLEEISRVLKE from the coding sequence ATGCGAAGAATCGCTCTTTTGATTTTGGTCCTTTTATCTGTCGGGCTGGTTACGGCATCTTCCGGATTCGAGTCGACGTTGCTGGCTCAAGATGGCGGAGCGGCCCAGTCGGCCCCGGCAGCCGCCCCGGCGAACACGCCAGCCGCGTCGGATGACTCGGAAGGCAAGGGGTTTTTCGTCAACCCATTCCTGCTGTTGCTGGTCATCTTCCTATTTTGCGCGTGGGTTTACACCACCGACTGGATCGGCCAGGACTGTCCGGAACGGAAACTATCGCCGGCGACCTGGGTTGTTCCGAACGTCTTTGTATTCGGTCTCACGTTTTGGCTCTTATGTGCGGCGATTCCCTTTTTCCTGGGATATTTGCTGGCCATCCTGGCCTGGGCCGTGCCGCTGGGCATGTACATCAAGACCCGCAACGCGCTGTTGGATCCTCACGAACGCGTGATGACGAAAGATCACATTCGCTACGTGATCGGTTCGTGGTCTGGGGGTAAGGTTAAACGAGAGTTGAAGGAAGCCTGGGACCGCGGACCGGAGATCCAGATCACGGCCATGGGTGCCGACGCGAGTAAGAACACCGAGAACCTGTATACGGCTCGGAAGATGCCGGATGCCTATGTCTGGGTGAAGGAACTGATCTACGAGATGATCGCTCGGCGGGCATCCAAGGTGATGATGGATTACACCAAGGAAACGGTCGCGATGCGTTACTTGATCGACGGCGTCTGGCTCGCCGGCGAAAACCGCGATCGAGAATCGAGCGACCAGATGCTGGCCGTCTTGAAGCTGGTGTGTAACTTGAATCCCAACGAACGCCGCGCCCGTCAATCAGGCGAGTTCGAGATCAAGTACGACGTTAAGAAGAAGGTGATCTGCTCGATGAATTCGCAAGGCACGCAGACTGGCGAACGAGTGCTTCTCGCCGTGCCTGCGCCCACCGCGAAGCTTGAGACGTTTGAAGACCTGGGAATGCGTGAAGGCATGATTCAGGAAGTCAAGGGATTGATGGGGGCTCCCAACGGCCTGTTCGTATTCACGGCCCGTCCCGAAGGCGGCTTCACGACCCTGTGGCACACGGGGTTGTCGTCGACCGATCGCCTGATGCGTGACTTCGCGGGGATTGAATTGAAGGATAGCCGCGAGCCTGAGGTGATGAACATCGCGCTCAAGTATTACGATCCCGCAGCCGGCCAAAAGCCGGAAGAGGTTTTGACCTCGGTGATTCGTAACCAGCCTGATGCCCTGTTCGTCCGTCGAATCGACACCCCGGAAGTTTTCAATGTTTTGCTCGACCAGGCCAACGGAACCCGGATGTGTTTCACGACGGTGAACGCGAAAGAGGACTGCGCGGAAGCGGTCTTGCGCCTCCTTTCACTGAAGGTTCCGGCAGACGAGTACGCCAGTGCGTTGAACGGCGTCCTGTATACGCGTCTGTGCCGACGACTGTGCAAAGGCTGTCGTGAAGAGTTCCAGCCCAGCGCGGCACTTCTCAAGCGATTGGGCATCCCGCCGGATAAGGTAGACAAGCTCTACAAGACACCCACGCCTCCTGGCCCGGACGACCCGAAGAAGCCGCCGTGCGAGCATTGCGGCGGCATTGGTTACTATGGCCGCGTGGGGATCTTCGAGTTGATGAAAGTCGACGATGGCATCCGCCGCGCTATTGTGAAAACGCCTAAGCTGGAAGCCATTCGAGCCGCTTCCAAGCAGGCAGGCAACAAGACGCTTCAAGAGGAAGCGATTCGACTGGTGGCCACGGGGGTGACTTCGTTGGAAGAAATCAGTCGCGTCCTTAAAGAGTAG
- a CDS encoding sugar phosphate isomerase/epimerase family protein yields the protein MSAHLDRRQMLSLSGASALGCMGLGLTATTTAEAAQKTPSAIRYCFNTSTIRGQKLTIEQEVDVAAKAGYDGIEPWISKIQEYKDSGKSLHDLGKRIADSGLKVESAIGFAQWIVDDQEKRAAGLEHAKRDMDLLAQIGGTRIAAPPAGATNGPKLDLLEVAQRYHALLEVGRQAGVVPELELWGFSTNLNRLGEVAMVVVEANHPDACMMPDVYHIYKGGSDFSGLQAISGSVIPVFHMNDYPADPPRDKINDSARVFPGDGIAPLKTMIQTLAGNGFAGVFSLELFNPEYWKRDALEVAKEGLDKMKASVQEALG from the coding sequence ATGAGCGCTCACTTGGATCGTCGTCAAATGCTTTCTCTCTCAGGTGCCTCGGCACTTGGCTGCATGGGGCTCGGCCTGACCGCCACGACAACGGCGGAAGCAGCCCAGAAGACCCCATCGGCGATTCGCTACTGCTTCAACACGAGCACCATTCGCGGCCAGAAGCTGACCATCGAGCAGGAAGTCGACGTCGCCGCCAAGGCAGGCTACGACGGCATCGAACCCTGGATCTCGAAGATCCAAGAGTACAAAGACTCTGGCAAGAGCCTGCACGACCTGGGCAAACGCATTGCCGACTCAGGCTTGAAGGTCGAAAGCGCGATCGGCTTTGCCCAGTGGATTGTCGACGACCAGGAGAAACGGGCCGCTGGTCTGGAACACGCCAAACGCGACATGGACCTGCTTGCTCAGATCGGTGGAACACGTATCGCCGCACCCCCGGCCGGTGCCACCAACGGCCCTAAGCTCGACCTGTTGGAAGTCGCCCAGCGGTATCACGCGCTACTGGAAGTGGGGCGGCAGGCAGGCGTGGTCCCGGAACTGGAGCTATGGGGTTTCTCGACGAATCTTAATCGCCTGGGTGAAGTGGCGATGGTGGTGGTCGAAGCCAATCATCCCGATGCGTGCATGATGCCGGACGTCTACCACATCTACAAAGGTGGTTCCGACTTCAGCGGGCTCCAAGCGATCAGCGGCAGCGTCATTCCCGTGTTTCACATGAACGACTACCCGGCCGACCCGCCCCGCGACAAGATCAACGATAGTGCCCGGGTCTTCCCAGGTGATGGTATCGCCCCGCTGAAGACGATGATCCAAACCCTGGCCGGCAACGGGTTCGCCGGCGTCTTCTCGCTGGAACTGTTCAACCCTGAGTACTGGAAGCGCGATGCCTTGGAAGTCGCCAAGGAAGGTCTCGACAAGATGAAGGCCAGCGTCCAAGAAGCACTTGGCTAG
- the hisF gene encoding imidazole glycerol phosphate synthase subunit HisF produces the protein MLASRVIPCLDVNQGRVVKGTNFVQLRDAGDPVEVAARYEREGADELVFLDITASHEERDIILDVVRRTAEEVFMPLTVGGGIRTMEDIRSLLNAGADKVSINSAACKDPEFVSQAAKRFGSQCIVVNIDPKRVQKDGQEVWEVHINGGRKPTGLEAVSWAQKVEELGAGEIVLTSMDRDGTKDGYDLEVTRAVSEAVTIPVVASGGAGHPEHLADAILEGKADAALAASIFHFGQFTIHETKELMRDRGICVRL, from the coding sequence ATGTTGGCCAGCCGTGTCATACCGTGTTTGGATGTGAACCAAGGGCGTGTCGTCAAAGGAACGAACTTCGTTCAGCTGCGCGACGCCGGTGACCCGGTCGAAGTCGCTGCGCGCTACGAGCGCGAAGGGGCCGACGAGTTGGTATTTTTGGACATTACGGCCAGCCATGAAGAGCGCGACATCATCCTCGATGTCGTGCGGCGGACGGCGGAAGAGGTGTTCATGCCGCTGACGGTCGGGGGTGGCATTCGGACGATGGAAGACATTCGTTCGCTATTGAATGCCGGGGCGGATAAGGTCTCGATCAATTCGGCGGCCTGTAAAGATCCCGAGTTCGTCAGCCAGGCAGCCAAGCGATTTGGCAGCCAGTGCATCGTGGTGAACATCGACCCCAAACGCGTGCAGAAAGATGGCCAGGAAGTGTGGGAGGTCCACATTAACGGAGGCCGCAAGCCCACCGGCCTGGAGGCGGTCAGCTGGGCGCAGAAGGTGGAAGAGCTGGGTGCCGGCGAGATCGTGCTGACCAGCATGGATCGCGACGGAACCAAAGATGGCTACGACCTGGAAGTTACCCGGGCCGTCAGCGAGGCGGTAACCATCCCCGTGGTGGCCAGCGGTGGGGCAGGGCATCCCGAGCACCTGGCCGACGCCATATTGGAAGGGAAAGCGGATGCCGCCCTGGCGGCGAGCATTTTTCACTTCGGCCAGTTTACAATTCATGAAACGAAAGAATTGATGCGCGACCGCGGAATTTGCGTCCGGCTTTGA